One segment of Acidianus sp. HS-5 DNA contains the following:
- a CDS encoding PaREP1 family protein, translating to MNDGLLRNAAGKAYQAVKAYVAAVAVDFRPQLAKYFQGKKKLSPNKEVKKVHWIIAVMPSTRIREVVAIIGDDQLRLLTEIALDLHDFQYNGFDKDSEISKYSMEEFVKKDMLYVVNFIKSKVKGP from the coding sequence ATGAATGACGGGCTGTTAAGGAACGCCGCAGGTAAGGCTTATCAGGCTGTAAAGGCTTACGTTGCTGCAGTTGCGGTGGACTTTAGGCCTCAACTGGCTAAGTACTTTCAAGGTAAAAAGAAGCTTTCGCCAAATAAGGAAGTGAAAAAAGTTCATTGGATAATTGCAGTAATGCCAAGTACAAGGATAAGGGAAGTAGTCGCAATAATAGGTGACGACCAACTTAGGTTATTAACTGAAATAGCCTTAGACCTTCACGATTTCCAATATAATGGTTTCGATAAGGACTCTGAGATTTCAAAGTATAGCATGGAAGAGTTCGTGAAGAAGGACATGCTTTACGTCGTGAATTTTATAAAGAGTAAAGTAAAAGGGCCGTGA
- a CDS encoding DUF3211 domain-containing protein has product MKYKFEINTLHSVESLRLLLSDPAFLFPKIFRDIKEIKVGRSSFYGNAKYMWIYHDFNGNVYSSLDEISYVFTLRHGKDSGIGKIILLLEPNKVTLSIEYEGWMERLASSALKSWTNEFIKNFEEDVRIERIKRKI; this is encoded by the coding sequence GTGAAGTATAAATTTGAGATAAATACCTTGCATTCTGTAGAGTCATTAAGGCTATTACTCTCAGATCCAGCTTTTCTATTTCCTAAAATATTTAGAGATATAAAAGAAATAAAAGTTGGCAGGTCATCTTTTTACGGTAACGCAAAATACATGTGGATCTATCATGACTTTAACGGTAACGTTTATTCTTCATTGGACGAGATTTCATACGTGTTCACCCTAAGGCATGGAAAAGACTCTGGCATAGGTAAAATAATCTTACTTCTGGAGCCCAATAAAGTCACGTTATCCATTGAATATGAAGGATGGATGGAAAGACTTGCCTCTTCAGCATTAAAATCTTGGACTAACGAATTCATAAAAAACTTTGAGGAAGATGTAAGAATTGAAAGGATTAAAAGGAAAATTTAA